From the genome of Chloroflexi bacterium ADurb.Bin180, one region includes:
- the eamA_3 gene encoding putative amino-acid metabolite efflux pump gives MNQTINRMGRTEWALMLLLSLVWGGAFFLGKVAVDALPPLTVVAVRVSLAAVMLNAVLLVTGRRLPQGRGLWVRFMVLGLLNNALPFSLIFWGETRISSGLASILNASSPAWCILLAHFLTRDEKLTPSKAVGMVLGLLGVVTLIGWDILVGERGNAVAQLAVVGAAVSYGLAGIYSKQFNAVPPLVLSTAQLTCAAVWMIPAALLTYPAGVPLAPDLKVVLALLGLALFCSALAYILYFRILATAGASNALLVTLLVPVSANALSVAFLGERIGVSQVVGMALIGLGLLVIDGRVVERVTRRVRAR, from the coding sequence TTGAACCAGACGATCAACCGGATGGGACGAACCGAGTGGGCGCTGATGCTGCTGCTCTCGCTGGTGTGGGGCGGGGCGTTTTTCCTGGGCAAGGTGGCAGTGGACGCGCTGCCGCCGCTCACCGTTGTGGCGGTGCGGGTGAGCCTGGCCGCGGTGATGCTCAACGCGGTGCTGCTGGTCACTGGCCGACGCCTGCCGCAAGGCAGGGGGCTGTGGGTCCGGTTCATGGTGCTGGGCCTGCTGAACAATGCCCTCCCTTTCAGCCTCATCTTCTGGGGCGAGACGCGCATCTCCAGCGGCCTGGCCTCCATCCTCAACGCCTCCAGCCCGGCCTGGTGCATCCTGCTGGCCCACTTCTTGACCCGCGATGAAAAGCTCACCCCCAGCAAGGCCGTAGGCATGGTCCTGGGCCTGCTGGGTGTGGTGACCCTCATCGGCTGGGACATCCTGGTGGGCGAGCGGGGCAATGCAGTGGCCCAGCTCGCGGTGGTGGGCGCCGCGGTGAGCTACGGGCTGGCCGGCATCTACTCCAAGCAGTTCAACGCCGTGCCGCCGCTGGTGCTGTCCACGGCCCAGCTCACCTGCGCCGCGGTGTGGATGATCCCTGCCGCGCTGCTGACCTACCCGGCCGGCGTGCCCCTTGCCCCTGACCTCAAGGTGGTGCTGGCGTTGCTGGGCCTGGCCTTGTTCTGCTCGGCGCTGGCCTACATCCTGTATTTCCGGATCCTGGCCACGGCCGGCGCGTCGAATGCCCTGCTGGTGACCCTGCTGGTGCCCGTTAGCGCTAACGCCCTGTCGGTGGCGTTTCTGGGTGAGAGGATCGGCGTGTCGCAGGTGGTGGGGATGGCCCTGATCGGTCTGGGCCTGCTGGTGATCGACGGGCGGGTGGTGGAGAGGGTCACGCGGCGCGTCCGGGCGAGGTGA
- a CDS encoding PBS lyase HEAT-like repeat protein gives MDEERIEVQADTLQEARAQLRAQVPEGFTVLSEEVLADGEPKTARLSAVPDNVQVLAQKELSTPATRTAVVKAFAEAGAQAAAQALARRELGEFGHYRNLRLVSKGGTGFLGLVKKPDEYEVELYREAVFEVTYRTRARISARIRDEQAYLTLQIAQAGNRQVDEDKRMTIIKELAASSDARVPNVLISLLNEPEGGVQNHAVIALGQMRNAAAVEPLIQVLLHGEDHTGTGGVRYLAAVALGRIGDARAMSALKAALEDQNWHVRDGAAMALQWLDPRSDWGRMCAAIRALRPATKARLDQLGAKYRGSQKLGSVGEVIHVLQDEREKYTRVVGWNAVPDAVGVSFDNYVRIGADEAPATRRLDIDVVRAEGQFVVYMTSTFL, from the coding sequence ATGGACGAGGAAAGGATCGAAGTGCAGGCGGACACCCTTCAGGAGGCGCGAGCACAGCTCCGCGCGCAGGTTCCGGAGGGGTTCACGGTGCTCTCGGAAGAGGTCCTGGCCGACGGCGAGCCCAAGACGGCCAGGCTCTCCGCGGTGCCCGACAACGTGCAGGTCCTGGCACAGAAGGAGCTGTCCACTCCGGCTACCAGGACGGCGGTCGTCAAAGCGTTTGCTGAGGCCGGCGCGCAGGCCGCGGCACAGGCGCTGGCCCGGCGCGAGCTCGGCGAATTTGGCCACTATCGGAACCTGCGCCTGGTTAGCAAGGGCGGCACAGGGTTTCTGGGGCTGGTCAAAAAGCCGGATGAGTACGAGGTCGAGCTGTACCGGGAAGCGGTTTTCGAGGTGACCTACCGGACGAGGGCCCGCATCTCGGCCAGGATCAGGGACGAGCAGGCCTACCTCACGCTGCAGATCGCCCAGGCGGGGAACCGCCAGGTAGATGAGGACAAGCGTATGACCATCATCAAGGAGCTGGCCGCGAGCAGTGATGCGCGCGTGCCGAACGTGCTGATCAGTCTCCTGAATGAACCCGAGGGAGGCGTGCAGAACCACGCGGTGATTGCCCTGGGCCAGATGCGTAATGCCGCTGCGGTGGAACCCCTCATCCAGGTACTGCTGCATGGAGAGGACCACACCGGCACCGGCGGAGTGCGTTACCTTGCGGCCGTGGCCCTGGGCAGGATTGGCGATGCCCGCGCGATGAGTGCGCTGAAGGCCGCGCTGGAGGATCAGAATTGGCACGTGAGGGACGGCGCGGCGATGGCGCTGCAATGGCTGGATCCCAGGTCGGACTGGGGTCGGATGTGCGCCGCCATTCGGGCCTTGCGGCCGGCCACGAAGGCACGGCTGGATCAGCTCGGAGCCAAGTACCGGGGTTCGCAGAAGCTCGGCAGCGTGGGCGAAGTGATCCACGTGCTTCAGGACGAGCGGGAGAAGTATACGCGGGTTGTTGGGTGGAATGCGGTTCCCGACGCGGTTGGAGTCTCGTTTGACAACTATGTGCGCATAGGCGCCGACGAGGCCCCCGCGACGCGCCGGCTCGATATCGATGTGGTCAGGGCTGAAGGCCAGTTTGTTGTCTATATGACCAGCACGTTTTTGTAG
- a CDS encoding Alpha-amylase precursor produces the protein MPRTAARTLSAGLALAVLAAACAPAPAPTPAPPTATPYPVWQPAPTPVPDLITPQWGREMLLYLVFVRSFADSDGDGIGDLRGLTDRLDYLNDGDPQTTTDLGVNALWLMPIFAAASYHGYDTVDHFRVNPDYGTREDLITLVQECHRRGIRVLLDYVMGAVSDQHPYFRDAYGNPASPYADWFTWYDEAHTRYKAFANIPSVPTPNGDNPAVQEYALQVARYWLDLDGDGDYTNGIDGLRCDWALAQSHAFWQRLRSELKALNPDLLLLGEVWSTAQDIGTYYRGQFDSTFDFPLYYVLAADPLATGRGVLNLVDPPGFVHGALLQRERYYSAGAQSVIFLNNHDTNRVMSSVQGDEGLARLAATLLFTLPGSPLVYYGEEIGMSGVKGNGQPYWDEYRREPMDWYAAESGPGMTTWFRPADRNNAANDGVSVEEQTNDPASLLAHYRRLIRLRQNWPTLSLGSYERVTVSEGPRSVYSYLRQDAAAQLLVVLNFSRESTAATLDLGATSLPPGPWTATDLLSGAALPSLAGGAYRLELPPLSGLVLHLERF, from the coding sequence ATGCCCCGCACGGCGGCCCGGACGCTGAGCGCTGGCCTGGCGCTGGCCGTGCTGGCCGCGGCGTGTGCTCCGGCACCGGCGCCGACCCCGGCGCCCCCCACTGCCACGCCCTATCCCGTCTGGCAGCCCGCCCCTACGCCGGTGCCCGACCTGATCACGCCGCAATGGGGCCGCGAGATGCTGCTCTACCTGGTGTTCGTGCGCAGCTTTGCCGACTCGGACGGCGACGGCATCGGCGACCTGCGCGGGCTGACGGACAGGCTGGACTATCTCAACGACGGCGACCCGCAGACCACCACCGACCTCGGGGTGAACGCCCTCTGGCTGATGCCCATTTTCGCCGCGGCCAGCTACCACGGCTATGACACCGTCGATCACTTCCGCGTCAATCCCGACTATGGCACGCGCGAGGACCTGATCACCCTGGTGCAAGAGTGCCACCGCCGGGGCATCCGCGTGCTGCTGGATTATGTGATGGGCGCCGTCTCCGACCAGCACCCCTACTTTCGCGATGCCTACGGCAACCCCGCCTCGCCCTATGCCGATTGGTTCACCTGGTACGACGAGGCGCACACCAGGTACAAGGCCTTTGCCAACATCCCTTCCGTGCCCACGCCCAACGGCGACAACCCGGCGGTGCAAGAGTACGCCCTGCAGGTGGCACGCTACTGGCTGGACCTCGACGGCGATGGCGACTATACCAACGGCATCGACGGCCTGCGCTGCGACTGGGCGCTGGCGCAGTCCCACGCCTTCTGGCAGCGCCTCCGCAGCGAGCTCAAGGCCCTCAACCCCGACCTGCTCCTGCTGGGCGAGGTGTGGAGCACGGCCCAGGACATTGGCACCTATTACCGCGGCCAGTTCGACAGCACCTTTGACTTTCCCCTCTACTACGTACTGGCTGCCGACCCGCTGGCCACGGGCCGCGGCGTGCTGAACCTGGTGGACCCGCCTGGCTTTGTGCACGGCGCGCTGCTGCAGCGCGAGCGCTACTACTCCGCGGGCGCGCAGAGCGTGATCTTTCTGAACAACCACGACACCAACCGTGTGATGAGCTCGGTGCAGGGCGATGAGGGGTTGGCTCGGCTGGCCGCGACGCTGCTCTTTACGCTGCCCGGCTCGCCCCTGGTGTACTATGGCGAAGAGATCGGCATGAGCGGCGTCAAGGGCAACGGCCAGCCCTACTGGGACGAGTACCGCCGCGAGCCGATGGACTGGTACGCGGCCGAGAGCGGCCCGGGAATGACCACCTGGTTCCGGCCGGCCGACCGCAACAACGCCGCCAACGATGGCGTGTCGGTGGAGGAGCAGACGAACGACCCGGCCTCGCTGCTGGCTCACTATCGGCGGCTGATCCGCCTGAGGCAGAACTGGCCCACTCTATCGCTGGGCAGCTATGAGCGGGTGACGGTGAGCGAGGGGCCGCGGAGCGTCTACAGCTACCTGCGGCAGGATGCGGCGGCGCAACTGCTGGTCGTGCTCAACTTTTCTCGGGAGAGCACGGCGGCCACGCTGGACCTGGGTGCCACGTCGCTGCCGCCAGGCCCGTGGACGGCCACGGATCTACTGTCTGGTGCGGCGTTGCCGTCGCTCGCGGGCGGTGCGTACCGTCTGGAACTGCCGCCGCTGAGCGGCCTGGTGCTGCACCTGGAGCGCTTCTGA